Proteins found in one Armatimonadota bacterium genomic segment:
- a CDS encoding flagellar motor switch protein FliG: MATRTATPSLTHRQKAAIMIVAMGPDTAGKVLRHLDEDEVEQITLEIARMGKISPEVREGVIQEFHELCVAQEYIAEGGLQHARQVLENAFGPERANELITRVIQAMQIVPFDFIKKTDPSQLLNFIQDEHPQTIALILAYLPPNQAAQVLQGLPPELRAEVAHRIAIMDRTPPDVIREVEKVLERKLSSVISQDFTTAGGVKALVELLNWIDRTSERMILDSLSETNPELAEEVKKMMFVFEDIVQLDDRSIQAVLKEVDMKELALALKGCSEEVRQRIFKNMSERAANMLKEDMEFMGPVRLRNVEEAQQRIVAIIRRMEEAGEIVIARGSGGAEEMVV; the protein is encoded by the coding sequence ATGGCAACACGTACAGCGACACCCTCACTGACGCATCGCCAGAAAGCCGCAATCATGATTGTGGCGATGGGACCCGACACGGCGGGCAAAGTGTTGCGCCACCTGGACGAAGACGAGGTGGAGCAGATTACCCTCGAAATCGCTCGCATGGGCAAAATCTCTCCGGAGGTGCGCGAGGGGGTCATTCAGGAGTTTCACGAGCTCTGCGTCGCGCAGGAGTATATCGCAGAGGGTGGACTGCAGCACGCCCGACAGGTGCTGGAGAACGCCTTTGGTCCCGAAAGGGCGAATGAGCTGATTACCCGCGTCATTCAGGCGATGCAGATTGTGCCCTTCGACTTCATCAAGAAGACCGACCCCAGCCAGCTGCTGAACTTCATCCAGGATGAGCATCCGCAAACCATCGCGCTCATTCTGGCATATCTGCCCCCCAATCAGGCGGCGCAGGTATTGCAAGGGCTTCCTCCCGAATTGCGAGCGGAGGTGGCACACCGCATTGCCATCATGGACCGCACGCCCCCCGACGTGATTCGCGAGGTGGAGAAGGTGCTGGAGCGCAAGCTCTCGTCGGTGATTTCGCAGGACTTCACCACCGCAGGCGGTGTGAAGGCGCTGGTAGAACTGCTCAACTGGATAGATCGCACCAGCGAGCGCATGATACTGGACAGCCTCTCCGAAACCAACCCCGAGCTGGCGGAAGAGGTCAAGAAGATGATGTTCGTGTTCGAGGACATCGTGCAGCTGGACGACCGCTCCATCCAGGCGGTGTTGAAAGAGGTGGATATGAAGGAGCTGGCGCTCGCGCTCAAAGGCTGCAGCGAGGAGGTACGACAGCGCATCTTCAAGAACATGTCCGAGCGTGCCGCCAACATGCTCAAAGAGGATATGGAGTTCATGGGTCCCGTGCGCCTGCGCAACGTGGAAGAAGCCCAGCAGCGCATTGTCGCCATCATCCGCCGGATGGAGGAAGCCGGGGAGATTGTCATTGCGCGTGGCAGCGGTGGTGCGGAAGAGATGGTGGTGTAA